The Roseovarius indicus genome has a segment encoding these proteins:
- a CDS encoding electron transfer flavoprotein subunit alpha/FixB family protein has translation MKVLVISDPSDIAFEPVSLELITAARTVCGDDGEVTVAALGHPTEAKEQFGAADKVVGLLSETEGLPTAEAAQVALASLVAEDRPDVVLVAYSALGLDIGPWLAARCDMDMLAYVTGLERAGADILVRSQIYGGKLDATSRIGAGCVLSITPGSFEAAPSQPVVGDLKRGTDAEAAYSTRLTGVDRPELTGVDLTQANRILCVGRGIGDETGIEQARGLASALSAELAGSRPVVDGGLLEKLRQVGKSGQKVKPGLYLALGVSGAPEHLEGMASAESIVAINSDPDAPIFNVAHYVATCDMFDFMDALEELLEENPVAAAGDAA, from the coding sequence ATGAAAGTTCTCGTCATCAGCGACCCCAGCGACATCGCTTTCGAGCCCGTTTCGCTGGAACTGATCACAGCCGCCCGCACCGTATGTGGTGACGACGGAGAGGTGACCGTGGCTGCATTGGGCCACCCGACCGAAGCAAAGGAACAGTTTGGCGCCGCGGACAAGGTTGTCGGCCTGCTTTCGGAAACAGAGGGGCTTCCCACGGCCGAGGCCGCACAAGTGGCCCTGGCCAGCCTGGTAGCAGAGGATCGGCCCGACGTGGTGCTGGTGGCCTATTCCGCGCTCGGTCTCGATATCGGCCCGTGGCTCGCCGCCCGCTGCGACATGGACATGCTCGCCTACGTGACAGGCCTGGAGCGTGCCGGCGCAGATATACTTGTCCGCTCTCAGATCTACGGCGGGAAACTCGATGCCACGTCGCGGATCGGGGCCGGCTGCGTGCTGTCGATCACGCCGGGCTCATTCGAAGCCGCCCCGTCGCAACCGGTGGTCGGTGACCTGAAGCGAGGTACCGACGCCGAAGCGGCCTACAGCACCCGCCTGACCGGCGTGGATCGCCCCGAACTTACGGGCGTCGACCTGACCCAGGCGAACCGGATCCTATGCGTTGGTCGCGGAATCGGCGACGAAACCGGGATAGAACAGGCCCGCGGCCTCGCGAGTGCCCTATCGGCGGAGCTCGCTGGCAGCCGCCCCGTGGTTGATGGCGGTCTGCTAGAGAAACTGCGCCAGGTGGGCAAGTCGGGCCAGAAGGTCAAGCCGGGCCTTTATCTTGCGCTTGGCGTCTCGGGCGCCCCAGAGCATCTCGAAGGGATGGCATCCGCGGAATCGATCGTAGCCATCAACAGTGATCCCGACGCGCCCATCTTCAATGTCGCTCACTATGTCGCCACATGCGACATGTTCGATTTCATGGATGCACTGGAAGAACTCCTCGAAGAAAACCCGGTCGCGGCGGCAGGCGACGCGGCATGA
- a CDS encoding electron transfer flavoprotein subunit beta/FixA family protein, producing MKLLVVLRMMPDPACELELLEDSPGLDHEWLDFKLNDFDDQALEEAILLKEACGGEVIALGCGEGAGRVLQMALARGADRAIEYETEPDDMISSRVIARDVAAIAKNEGVDLVLTGVQAAEDLHGQLAPYLSAILNWPGLSGTSRVALANTGLAVSQERGGGVTAHYELTLPAVLGVQTASKAPRYVSGSKLREASKLPIATAAAEAERLEPSGELLKLARPQRDEAATSLGGTAEDAAAKFLDLIRSGAVA from the coding sequence GTGAAACTACTGGTCGTGTTGCGCATGATGCCAGACCCGGCATGTGAGCTGGAACTGTTGGAAGACAGCCCCGGCCTTGACCACGAATGGCTTGATTTCAAACTCAACGATTTTGATGACCAGGCCCTGGAAGAAGCGATTCTGCTCAAGGAAGCCTGTGGCGGCGAAGTGATTGCGCTGGGATGCGGCGAAGGGGCCGGGCGGGTTCTGCAAATGGCCCTGGCCCGTGGTGCGGATCGCGCCATTGAATATGAAACCGAGCCGGATGACATGATATCGTCGCGCGTCATCGCTCGCGATGTGGCGGCGATCGCGAAGAACGAAGGCGTCGATCTCGTGCTGACCGGCGTTCAGGCCGCGGAGGACCTGCATGGTCAGCTTGCGCCTTATCTCTCTGCGATCCTGAATTGGCCAGGCCTGTCCGGTACGAGCCGTGTGGCGCTGGCCAACACGGGCCTCGCCGTATCGCAGGAACGCGGTGGCGGCGTCACGGCACATTACGAGTTGACCTTGCCTGCTGTGCTGGGCGTGCAGACAGCATCGAAGGCACCGCGCTACGTTTCCGGCAGCAAACTTCGTGAAGCTTCGAAACTGCCAATTGCCACTGCCGCGGCAGAGGCCGAGCGGCTCGAACCATCGGGAGAGCTCTTAAAACTCGCGCGCCCGCAGAGAGACGAAGCCGCGACATCCTTGGGCGGAACAGCCGAAGACGCGGCCGCCAAATTCCTAGACCTCATCAGAAGCGGAGCAGTGGCATGA
- a CDS encoding substrate-binding domain-containing protein, translated as MHSDKGKGMAAKVLAMGFVAAISTTSAVPLSAAEDTAQAAKTGYEGVPRTWLWNPNFNEMIDTSEYKKEGPYVIGFSNASISNAWRVAFQHGVLWAAGENSDQIERFLVTDANDDPSKQIADIQDLISQGVDLLLIASATEEALDSVVGRATRQGIPVVMVDRKVSTRDNYITFVTASDTVVGRMEAQWMAEYLNGEGDIVMLPGIAGSSVAEDRIKANKEVLAKFPGINVLEMQYTDWNPATGKSTMAALLQKYGDEIDGVLADSALQGYGAIEAYLDAGYGKGEIPPMTGGDVARMYQLAHTYDVPMMGIDYPTSMGITGVETALDVLNGVPVPARVEVNMQVVTSPDAETPSVRADRYLLDHVSMDDPGDLSPSHGLPDGYNPATFDPEYPK; from the coding sequence ATGCATTCCGATAAGGGAAAAGGCATGGCCGCGAAGGTTTTGGCCATGGGATTTGTCGCCGCGATCAGCACGACTTCTGCGGTGCCGCTCAGTGCTGCAGAGGACACCGCGCAAGCGGCGAAAACCGGGTATGAGGGGGTGCCGCGCACCTGGCTCTGGAACCCCAATTTCAATGAGATGATCGACACGTCAGAGTACAAGAAGGAAGGCCCCTACGTGATCGGCTTCTCGAACGCGTCGATCTCCAACGCATGGCGCGTCGCCTTCCAACATGGCGTTCTCTGGGCCGCCGGCGAGAACTCGGATCAGATCGAACGATTCCTGGTCACGGATGCCAATGACGATCCCTCGAAGCAGATCGCCGACATCCAGGATTTGATCAGCCAAGGCGTTGATCTGCTTCTGATCGCATCTGCGACAGAAGAAGCTCTGGACAGCGTTGTCGGCCGCGCCACGCGGCAGGGCATCCCGGTCGTCATGGTGGATCGCAAGGTTTCGACCCGTGATAACTACATCACTTTCGTGACCGCTTCGGACACGGTGGTGGGGCGCATGGAAGCGCAATGGATGGCCGAGTATCTCAACGGCGAAGGCGATATCGTCATGCTGCCTGGCATCGCCGGTTCGTCGGTGGCGGAAGATCGCATCAAGGCGAACAAGGAAGTCTTGGCCAAATTCCCGGGCATCAACGTGCTGGAGATGCAGTATACCGACTGGAACCCGGCCACGGGCAAATCGACCATGGCGGCCCTGCTCCAGAAATACGGTGACGAGATCGATGGCGTGTTGGCCGACAGCGCTCTTCAGGGCTACGGCGCGATCGAAGCCTACCTGGATGCAGGTTACGGAAAGGGCGAGATCCCTCCGATGACGGGCGGCGACGTGGCGCGCATGTACCAGCTCGCGCATACCTATGACGTGCCGATGATGGGGATCGATTACCCGACCTCGATGGGAATTACCGGCGTGGAAACTGCGCTTGACGTGCTGAACGGTGTTCCGGTTCCGGCCCGTGTGGAAGTCAACATGCAGGTCGTGACATCGCCGGATGCCGAGACCCCATCGGTGCGGGCCGATCGCTATCTGCTAGATCATGTCAGCATGGATGATCCCGGTGACCTGTCTCCGAGCCACGGTCTTCCGGATGGGTACAACCCGGCTACGTTCGATCCCGAATATCCAAAGTAA
- a CDS encoding sugar ABC transporter ATP-binding protein → MSLPVLELQKIEKVYPGVKPLDRVDFQVLPGEVHALLGENGAGKSTLTKVIGGSTRPNGGSITYLGETVTWRSPRQARDAGIHIIHQELALFPELTVAENILIDHQPRGTLGLISQRTRMRRAREVLDTLGVDIDPAARVDDLPLAEQQMVEIAKALVGDLRLLILDEPTAVISGREVDLLFDRMRHLRAQGIGIVYISHRLEEIFEIADRVTVLKDGQVVGTRPVAELTRDQMISMMVGREIAGIYPPKAAKPPVGDPVLCIRGLSSGQRVRDVSIELRAGEIVGMAGMVGSGRTEVADAVFGVGPVDGGEILLDGQPLGNHSPAESIARGIGYLTENRKGQGLFLSMPVSLNVVAPALKDISSGPMIDAARERDIAQEQVAAFSVSTPSVKVPVGALSGGNQQKVLFSRWTRISDRLLILDEPTRGVDVGAKVEIYRIIRELADKGLAILMISSELPEVVGLSDRVVVMANGVVTGEVAGDGITEDSIMKYAVAGHGESTANKEALP, encoded by the coding sequence ATGTCACTGCCGGTTCTCGAATTGCAGAAAATCGAGAAGGTCTATCCGGGCGTCAAGCCGCTGGACCGGGTCGATTTCCAGGTTTTGCCGGGTGAAGTTCATGCCCTGTTGGGTGAGAACGGTGCGGGCAAGTCCACGCTTACAAAAGTCATAGGTGGAAGCACCCGGCCCAATGGCGGTAGCATCACCTATTTGGGCGAGACAGTGACATGGCGCTCGCCGCGACAGGCCCGCGATGCCGGTATCCATATCATCCATCAGGAGCTGGCGCTCTTTCCTGAACTGACGGTTGCCGAAAACATACTGATCGACCATCAGCCGCGCGGAACCCTGGGGCTGATTTCCCAGCGCACCCGGATGCGCAGGGCACGCGAAGTTCTCGACACGCTCGGTGTCGACATCGATCCTGCGGCGCGCGTCGATGACCTGCCGTTGGCCGAGCAGCAGATGGTGGAGATAGCCAAGGCTCTGGTGGGGGATCTGCGTTTGCTGATCCTTGATGAGCCGACGGCAGTCATCTCGGGCCGCGAAGTGGATCTGTTGTTTGACCGGATGCGCCATCTTCGCGCGCAGGGTATCGGGATCGTCTACATCTCGCACCGCCTCGAAGAGATTTTCGAGATTGCGGATCGTGTCACCGTGTTGAAGGACGGCCAGGTGGTTGGGACGCGGCCAGTGGCAGAGCTCACGCGCGACCAGATGATCAGCATGATGGTCGGGCGCGAGATTGCCGGGATTTATCCGCCGAAGGCCGCCAAGCCGCCCGTTGGGGACCCGGTGCTTTGCATTCGGGGTCTTTCCTCCGGGCAGCGTGTCCGCGACGTGTCAATCGAGCTGCGCGCGGGCGAGATCGTCGGTATGGCGGGGATGGTCGGCTCTGGCCGTACCGAGGTCGCGGATGCCGTGTTTGGAGTGGGGCCGGTCGACGGCGGAGAAATTCTGCTCGACGGGCAACCGCTGGGCAATCACAGTCCGGCAGAATCCATCGCCCGTGGCATCGGGTATCTGACCGAGAACCGAAAGGGGCAGGGCTTGTTCCTGTCGATGCCGGTTTCGCTGAACGTGGTCGCTCCGGCACTGAAGGACATCAGCTCCGGCCCGATGATAGATGCCGCACGGGAACGCGATATCGCCCAGGAGCAGGTTGCAGCCTTCTCGGTTTCCACACCGTCGGTCAAGGTGCCGGTCGGGGCCCTGTCCGGCGGCAACCAGCAGAAGGTTCTGTTCTCCCGTTGGACAAGGATTTCCGACAGGCTGCTTATCCTGGATGAGCCGACGCGCGGTGTCGACGTGGGCGCCAAGGTCGAAATCTACCGCATCATTCGCGAGCTTGCCGACAAGGGTCTGGCGATCCTCATGATCAGCAGCGAACTGCCCGAGGTAGTGGGGCTTTCGGATCGCGTGGTCGTGATGGCGAATGGTGTGGTCACCGGGGAAGTCGCTGGGGACGGCATCACCGAGGATTCGATCATGAAATATGCGGTCGCAGGCCATGGGGAATCCACGGCGAATAAGGAGGCTTTGCCATGA
- a CDS encoding ABC transporter permease, producing the protein MSALIATFRGNRLLPSYLIVLALLVIILVVGAQVSDRFLTFRNFSYLFQQMIVLGLVSLGQTFAILLGGIDLSIGALVGAVTVFLASFLEWQPHLMWVAVPAALLLGALVGAINGLLSVTLRVHPLIVTLGMSSVIFGLTLMYRKIPGGSVPIVFEELAYGSFWGVPIPAVALVFFFVVAGLWLQRSRSGRMIYFVGGDEEAARLNGVPVNRVKVLAFALAGLCSALAAVFLTAKTGVGDPRIGTALTLQSITPVIVGGTILAGGRGGVLGTFLGVLLVAMLNNLLNFAGVSSYWQWVVQGGIIIIAVGLHRSRGKAQ; encoded by the coding sequence ATGAGCGCGCTGATCGCAACATTTCGGGGCAACCGTCTGTTGCCGAGCTATCTTATCGTATTGGCGCTTCTCGTCATCATTCTGGTGGTTGGCGCCCAGGTGTCGGACCGGTTTCTGACATTTCGTAATTTTTCCTACCTGTTTCAGCAGATGATCGTGCTCGGCCTTGTCAGTCTCGGACAAACCTTCGCCATCCTGCTTGGCGGGATCGACCTTTCGATCGGCGCTCTGGTCGGGGCTGTCACGGTATTCCTTGCCTCATTCCTCGAATGGCAACCGCACCTGATGTGGGTGGCCGTTCCGGCCGCGCTGCTCTTGGGGGCGCTGGTTGGGGCGATCAACGGACTTTTGTCGGTTACGCTCAGGGTGCATCCGCTGATCGTGACGCTGGGCATGTCGTCGGTGATATTCGGCCTGACCTTGATGTACCGTAAGATACCAGGCGGGTCTGTTCCGATCGTGTTCGAGGAACTGGCCTATGGCAGTTTCTGGGGGGTGCCGATTCCGGCGGTGGCACTGGTCTTCTTCTTCGTCGTGGCCGGCCTTTGGCTTCAACGCAGTCGGTCAGGCCGCATGATCTATTTTGTCGGAGGGGACGAGGAGGCCGCCCGCCTGAACGGCGTACCTGTCAACCGTGTCAAGGTGCTCGCCTTTGCGCTTGCGGGGCTTTGCTCGGCGCTCGCCGCGGTATTCCTGACGGCCAAGACCGGTGTCGGGGATCCGAGGATCGGAACGGCCCTCACGCTCCAGTCGATCACGCCGGTCATCGTCGGTGGCACCATTCTGGCAGGAGGGCGTGGAGGCGTGCTCGGCACCTTCCTCGGCGTGCTGCTGGTGGCAATGTTGAACAACCTTCTGAATTTCGCGGGCGTGTCGAGCTACTGGCAATGGGTGGTCCAGGGCGGGATCATCATCATCGCCGTCGGTCTGCATCGTTCGAGAGGAAAGGCACAATGA
- a CDS encoding ABC transporter permease encodes MMEADKSRARTGGGEGLNLAAVMEKWGLYMFLGLLLAVAAVTSPAFLAPENIVNVLTIAAPLGMVVIGQVFVILVRGLDLSVASLMATVAVMATAFKATDDSMIPAIFAAALVMSALVGLVNGWLVARRGVSPFLATLATMIILQGARFAYTGGAPISTLPPGMSWLASGRVMGIPVNLIALLLLALVAGVLLHKSRLGRQIYMVGTNPQAARLNGLSPDRITILCYVICSVCAGIGGLFLLGYVGTVSNWVGQGYELDSIVAAVMGGVALSGGRGTVVGALTGVVVLVVISNLVLLLGFPIELQEVIKGIIIVGAAAFYRTRLM; translated from the coding sequence ATGATGGAAGCGGACAAGAGCCGGGCACGCACAGGTGGCGGAGAGGGTCTGAACTTGGCGGCCGTAATGGAGAAGTGGGGCCTTTACATGTTCCTCGGCCTTCTTCTGGCGGTGGCCGCAGTGACGTCGCCGGCATTTCTCGCGCCCGAGAACATCGTCAATGTCCTGACCATCGCCGCACCGCTCGGCATGGTCGTGATTGGCCAGGTTTTCGTCATACTGGTGCGCGGGCTCGATCTGTCAGTCGCCTCGCTCATGGCCACGGTGGCGGTGATGGCCACGGCGTTCAAGGCAACGGACGATTCCATGATCCCGGCGATCTTTGCCGCGGCGCTGGTGATGTCTGCGCTGGTGGGGCTGGTCAATGGCTGGCTGGTGGCGCGCCGGGGCGTGAGCCCGTTTCTCGCGACATTGGCGACCATGATCATCCTGCAAGGCGCGCGCTTTGCCTATACCGGCGGGGCGCCGATTTCGACGCTGCCCCCGGGTATGAGCTGGCTGGCTTCAGGGAGGGTGATGGGCATTCCCGTCAACCTCATTGCGCTGCTTCTTCTGGCCCTGGTCGCCGGCGTGTTGCTGCACAAGTCCCGTCTGGGGCGCCAGATTTACATGGTGGGGACCAATCCGCAGGCCGCGCGCCTCAATGGTCTGTCGCCGGACCGGATCACCATCCTGTGCTACGTCATCTGCTCGGTATGCGCCGGCATCGGTGGTTTGTTCCTGCTCGGATATGTCGGCACCGTGTCGAACTGGGTGGGGCAGGGCTATGAACTGGATTCGATCGTCGCGGCAGTGATGGGCGGCGTCGCCCTTTCGGGCGGGCGCGGAACTGTCGTCGGAGCGCTGACTGGTGTCGTGGTGCTCGTCGTGATCAGCAACCTCGTCCTGCTGCTGGGTTTCCCCATCGAACTGCAGGAAGTCATCAAGGGCATCATCATTGTCGGTGCGGCAGCGTTCTATCGCACACGGCTGATGTGA
- a CDS encoding GMC family oxidoreductase, which yields MSVSQLKTKPRRPRRDEEVDVLIVGAGPSGSVAALELAKAGMSVVVMEQGDWPEYAEYTGARPEHELVSTKLWHPNPNVRDSPSDYPVDTSTTDINPLMYAGVGGSANLYGAQWMHFLPSDFRVRSLDGVADDWPMSYEDLLPYQLEIERQVGVSGLSGDPAYPPRGPYPFPALPMGSVGYKGIEGQEKMGWHWWPGSNAIPSEQHGQLNPCVRRGTCLTGCPEGAKSTTDRSHWPMALKAGAMLITNARVSEIETNEEGLATGVVYFDANGRQRRQRAKVVILCANGVGTPRLLLMSGGEDGLANSSGLVGKRLMMHPFASILASFPDPLDSWRGPFGQQIYSLEFYETDESRGFVRGSKWNCMPSGGPVGVSGAIGSKVYVSEEGDYRDFWGSNLHENVARRFGHSLIWGIVGEDLPEESNQVVLSSDLTDSDGLPAPQIRYQVNENSNRLLQFNIDRCLESVKAAGAIETLVSTPVRESGWHLIGTTVMGADPKTSVVDQWGAAHDVPNLYVMDASTFPTSGATNPTATIMAVALRNTRRLIAERRNQKVA from the coding sequence ATGTCCGTTTCGCAACTCAAGACGAAACCCCGCCGGCCACGTCGCGATGAGGAGGTCGATGTCCTGATCGTCGGGGCAGGGCCGTCCGGATCGGTCGCTGCGCTGGAGCTGGCCAAGGCTGGCATGTCGGTGGTCGTCATGGAGCAGGGCGACTGGCCGGAATATGCAGAATACACCGGCGCACGCCCTGAACACGAGCTGGTCTCGACCAAGCTGTGGCACCCGAACCCGAACGTAAGGGACAGCCCGAGCGACTACCCGGTTGATACCTCTACCACGGATATCAATCCGCTGATGTACGCAGGGGTCGGTGGTAGCGCCAACCTATACGGGGCCCAGTGGATGCATTTTCTGCCTTCGGATTTCCGCGTGCGGAGCCTCGACGGTGTCGCCGATGACTGGCCGATGTCCTACGAGGATCTGCTGCCCTACCAGCTTGAGATCGAACGCCAAGTCGGCGTTTCCGGGCTGTCGGGCGATCCGGCCTATCCGCCACGGGGACCATACCCGTTTCCGGCATTGCCGATGGGCAGCGTTGGCTACAAGGGGATCGAAGGTCAGGAAAAGATGGGGTGGCACTGGTGGCCCGGTTCCAACGCGATCCCGTCGGAGCAGCATGGTCAACTGAACCCGTGTGTGCGGCGTGGCACCTGCCTGACGGGATGCCCCGAGGGGGCGAAATCGACGACCGACCGGTCGCATTGGCCGATGGCTCTCAAGGCAGGGGCCATGCTGATCACCAATGCACGCGTCTCGGAGATCGAAACGAACGAGGAAGGCCTGGCGACCGGGGTTGTCTACTTTGACGCGAACGGGCGTCAGAGACGTCAAAGGGCGAAAGTCGTCATCCTTTGCGCCAACGGGGTGGGCACACCGCGCCTGCTCCTGATGTCCGGTGGCGAAGACGGGCTTGCAAACTCGTCCGGCCTCGTGGGCAAGCGCCTGATGATGCACCCCTTCGCGTCGATCCTGGCGTCCTTTCCGGACCCGCTCGACAGCTGGCGCGGACCGTTCGGCCAGCAGATCTATTCGCTCGAATTCTACGAAACGGACGAGAGCCGAGGTTTCGTGCGCGGATCGAAGTGGAACTGCATGCCCTCGGGCGGCCCGGTGGGCGTCTCCGGGGCCATCGGGTCAAAGGTTTATGTCTCGGAAGAGGGCGATTATCGCGATTTTTGGGGGAGTAACCTTCACGAGAACGTGGCGCGCCGCTTCGGCCATTCGCTCATCTGGGGGATCGTCGGCGAGGATCTTCCCGAGGAAAGCAACCAGGTCGTTCTCTCCTCCGATCTGACCGACAGCGACGGGCTTCCGGCGCCGCAGATACGCTATCAGGTCAACGAGAATTCGAACCGTCTGCTTCAGTTCAACATCGACCGGTGCCTGGAAAGCGTAAAGGCCGCGGGAGCGATCGAGACGCTGGTGAGCACGCCGGTTCGCGAAAGCGGATGGCACCTGATCGGAACGACGGTCATGGGCGCGGACCCAAAAACCTCGGTCGTTGATCAGTGGGGGGCGGCGCATGACGTGCCGAACCTCTACGTCATGGACGCGTCGACCTTCCCGACGTCGGGTGCGACCAATCCGACCGCAACCATCATGGCGGTCGCGCTTCGCAACACGCGCCGGCTGATCGCGGAACGTAGAAATCAGAAGGTGGCCTGA
- a CDS encoding carboxymuconolactone decarboxylase family protein: MDKATFDKGLEIRKSVLGAEFVEKSIEAADDFNLPLQELVTEYCWGAVWGRDTLDKKTRSMLNIGMLASLNRKHELTMHVKGAIRNGVTKEEIREVLLQVVIYAGVPAGVDSFRTAKEALAELDE; this comes from the coding sequence ATGGACAAGGCAACCTTCGATAAAGGCCTGGAAATTCGCAAGTCGGTGCTTGGCGCCGAATTCGTAGAGAAGTCGATCGAGGCGGCAGATGACTTCAACCTGCCGCTTCAGGAACTGGTGACGGAATACTGTTGGGGTGCCGTCTGGGGCCGCGATACGCTCGACAAGAAGACACGCTCGATGTTGAACATCGGGATGCTCGCCTCCCTGAACCGCAAGCACGAACTGACGATGCACGTGAAAGGCGCGATCCGCAACGGCGTGACCAAGGAGGAAATCCGTGAGGTTCTGCTGCAGGTCGTGATCTATGCCGGTGTGCCGGCAGGCGTCGACAGTTTCCGGACCGCAAAGGAAGCGCTGGCAGAGCTGGACGAATAA
- a CDS encoding aldehyde dehydrogenase, whose product MPRDQVSVETYEMLIGGRWTGAHSGEYFDSHDPFTGEVWARLPRAGAEDVESAVEAADTAFRGEWRSMTASKRGLLLNRFADLLADEAERLAELETRDNGKLIAEMRMQLNYMPQWYRYFGGLADKVEGRVIPIDKPGVMNYTREEPVGVVAAITPWNSPLMLASWKLAPALAAGCTVVWKPSEFSSVSALAFGRLFEKAGFPPGVVNIVTGLGQEMGEALVTHPKVAKVAFTGGDASGRKVYGGAADNLKKVTLELGGKSANIVFEDAKMEAAIPGLVSGIFAASGQTCIAGSRALVQRSVYDEVLERLVDFARSAQMGDPLDPETQVGPITTQPQRAKVMDYINIAKGEGARCMLGGEAPDGDGWFVEPTIFGDVRQDMRIAQEEVFGPVLSVIPFEDEEEAVSIANDSIYGLAAGLWTQDIGRAMRLPERLEAGTVWVNMYRATSPLSPFGGVKQSGIGRENGQTAIREYLQEKSVWIDMENSIPAPFVQR is encoded by the coding sequence ATGCCACGCGATCAGGTTTCCGTAGAGACATATGAAATGCTAATCGGTGGGCGCTGGACCGGCGCCCATTCCGGCGAATATTTCGACAGCCATGATCCTTTCACCGGTGAGGTCTGGGCACGTCTGCCGCGGGCCGGCGCGGAAGATGTCGAGAGTGCGGTGGAGGCAGCCGACACAGCTTTCCGAGGAGAGTGGAGGTCGATGACCGCGTCGAAACGCGGGCTGTTGTTGAACCGCTTTGCCGATCTATTGGCGGATGAGGCCGAGCGTCTCGCCGAACTGGAGACGCGGGACAACGGCAAGCTGATTGCCGAAATGCGCATGCAGCTCAATTACATGCCGCAATGGTATCGCTATTTTGGCGGTCTTGCAGACAAGGTCGAAGGCCGGGTCATCCCGATCGATAAGCCGGGGGTGATGAACTACACCCGCGAGGAACCGGTGGGTGTCGTGGCAGCGATCACCCCGTGGAACTCGCCCCTGATGCTTGCGTCCTGGAAATTGGCGCCGGCGCTTGCCGCGGGATGCACCGTCGTCTGGAAGCCGTCGGAGTTTTCCTCGGTCTCTGCCCTGGCGTTTGGCAGGTTGTTCGAAAAGGCGGGGTTCCCGCCCGGCGTCGTCAACATAGTCACTGGCCTGGGGCAGGAAATGGGTGAAGCCCTGGTGACGCATCCGAAGGTTGCCAAGGTTGCCTTCACCGGCGGCGATGCCTCCGGTCGCAAGGTCTACGGCGGAGCAGCGGACAACCTCAAAAAGGTGACGCTCGAACTAGGGGGCAAGTCCGCCAATATTGTTTTCGAGGATGCCAAGATGGAAGCCGCTATTCCCGGGCTGGTATCCGGCATTTTCGCGGCGTCCGGGCAGACGTGCATCGCCGGGTCACGTGCCCTTGTGCAGCGTTCGGTCTATGACGAGGTGCTCGAGAGATTGGTGGACTTCGCGCGCTCAGCACAAATGGGCGATCCGTTGGACCCCGAGACCCAGGTCGGACCGATCACGACCCAGCCACAGCGCGCCAAGGTGATGGACTATATCAATATCGCGAAGGGCGAGGGCGCGCGTTGCATGCTGGGGGGCGAGGCGCCCGATGGGGACGGCTGGTTCGTCGAGCCGACTATCTTTGGCGACGTTCGCCAGGATATGCGGATCGCGCAAGAGGAAGTGTTTGGTCCTGTCTTGTCTGTCATCCCGTTCGAGGACGAAGAAGAGGCGGTGTCGATCGCCAATGACAGCATTTACGGTCTCGCGGCAGGGCTCTGGACTCAGGATATCGGCCGGGCAATGCGGCTGCCCGAACGTTTGGAAGCTGGCACGGTCTGGGTGAATATGTATCGCGCGACCAGCCCGCTATCACCCTTCGGTGGGGTGAAGCAATCGGGCATCGGCCGGGAGAACGGCCAGACCGCCATTAGGGAATACCTTCAGGAAAAGTCCGTCTGGATCGACATGGAAAATTCGATCCCGGCGCCCTTTGTCCAGCGCTGA